A region of Cataglyphis hispanica isolate Lineage 1 chromosome 8, ULB_Chis1_1.0, whole genome shotgun sequence DNA encodes the following proteins:
- the LOC126851495 gene encoding aurora kinase B, with the protein MESGQAFKMPSTVSEYKEAIEETIRKMMDHVKNRGKNYQWNLEDFEIGAPLGRGKFGRVYLAREKTTHYMVALKTLYKVELVKGRVEKQVMREIEIQTHLRHPHILQLLTYFHDAKRIYLVLEFAAGGELYKELKRQPDEKFNEHLSAKYTYQVADALEYCHKNNVIHRDIKPENLLLTYDGDIKLADFGWSVHAPSSKRNTLCGTLDYLPPEMVMGQTYDIYVDHWCLGILCYEFLTGQPPFLSGSTQETYAKIKTIHIKWPVEIKPGAKDLISKLIKKRSTERISMAEVKRHPWIIEHKDSPKQKA; encoded by the exons ATGGAAAGTGGACAGGCATTCAAAATGCCATCAACTGTATCTGAGTACAAGGAAGCTATTGAAGAAACAATTCGTAAGATGATGGATCACGTTAAAAACAGGGGCAAAaa ctaCCAATGGAACTTAGAAGATTTTGAAATTGGAGCACCTCTAGGAAGAGGAAAATTCGGTCGTGTGTATCTAGCTAGAGAGAAGACTACTCATTATATGGTTGCCTTAAAAACATTGTACAAAGTTGAATTGGTAAAAGGACGTGTGGAGAAGCAAGTAATGCGAGAAATCGAAATACAAACACATTTAAg acATCCACATATCCTTCAATTATTAACGTATTTTCATGATGCTAAAAGAATCTATTTAGTTTTGGAATTTGCCGCAGGAGGTGAATTATATAAGGAGTTAAAACGTCAGCCAGATGAGAAATTTAATGAgcactt GTCTGCTAAATATACTTATCAAGTGGCCGATGCTTTGGAATATTGTCACAAAAACAATGTGATTCATAGGGACATAAAGCCTGAAAATTTATTGCTCACATATGATGGTGATATAAAACTCGCAGACTTTGGATGGTCTGTGCATGCACCATCCTCAAA ACGGAACACATTGTGTGGAACCTTAGATTATCTGCCACCAGAAATGGTGATGGGACAGACCTATGATATCTATGTTGATCATTGGTGTTTGGGAATTCTCTGTTATGAATTCCTTACAGGACAGCCACCTTTTTTAAGTGGTTCTACGCAAGAAACATATgccaaaataaaaactattcatataaaatggcCAGTTGAAATTAAACCTGGAGCCAAAGACCTTATATCTAAG CTAATCAAAAAAAGAAGCACGGAGCGAATTTCTATGGCTGAAGTTAAAAGACATCCCTGGATTATAGAACACAAAGATTCACCTAAACAGAAAGCTtga
- the LOC126851503 gene encoding 17-beta-hydroxysteroid dehydrogenase 13-like, translated as MLLRIYSLCILTLDLMMLLCGICYAILIAIYRMFKPPSLKNLNFEVAMIVGAGRGVGRELALQLCQFGVTVACVDINIETCIATVQSARQIHGVCKNYQCDVRDKEAVVRTVNLIKKELGDITMLFHCCGLPSPRALVQASSEVRDIMDLTIISHFWLLDSVLPCMRHAGKGHITILSSVAGLSNGSSNRKTRVPLSTAQFALQGLAESLHMELRHSNSNIIVSLVHVYSFIVGTEAAKDIRFRIPSYFGTMSATEAAKQILDGVRRNYAEFSVPGYLFYLGHILRILPKKASLMLRDLLDTGVDFA; from the exons ATGTTGCTCAGAATATATTCGCTATGTATTTTAACATTGGATCTCATGATGCTCCTCTGTGGAATATGCTACGCTATCCTGATTGCAATCTATAGAATGTTTAAACCGCCATCCttgaaaaatcttaattttgaaGTTGCTATG attgtaGGTGCAGGACGTGGAGTAGGTAGGGAACTCGCTCTACAGTTATGTCAATTTGGTGTCACGGTTGCTTGcgtagatattaatattgaaacttGTATTGCTACTGTACAAAGTGCTAGGCAAATACATGGAGTATGTAAGAATTATCAGTGTGATGTACGAGACAAGGAAGca gTTGTTCGAACAGTAAATCTCATTAAGAAAGAATTAGGAGACATTACAATGCTCTTCCATTGCTGCGGTTTGCCCAGTCCACGTGCATTAGTACAAGCATCATCAGAAGTAAGGGATATTATGGACTTAACAATCATTAGTCATTTTTGG ttgttGGATTCAGTTTTGCCATGTATGCGACATGCTGGTAAGGGTCACATCACAATCTTGTCTTCTGTCGCCGGTCTTTCTAATGGATCAAGTAATCGTAAAACCAGAGTTCCCTTATCTACTGCTCAATTTGCACTACAAGGATTAGCTGAGTCTTTACACATGGAACTGAGACATTCAAATAGTAATATCATTGTTTCATTAGTTCatgtatattcatttattgttGGGACAGAAGCTGCGAAAGATATACGTTTTAG aataCCAAGTTACTTTGGTACAATGTCTGCCACGGAAGCAGCTAAACAAATTTTAGATGGTGTTCGCCGAAATTACGCAGAATTTAGTGTACCAGGATATCTGTTTTATCTCGGACATATCCTTAg gATTCTTCCAAAAAAGGCATCCTTAATGTTGCGAGATTTGTTAGACACTGGAGTTGATTTTGCATGA